A genome region from Cognatishimia activa includes the following:
- a CDS encoding sensor histidine kinase — protein MKRPNIKGSIRQRLVAMLLLSAGAIGVLLYLVVQSVASQIAQESQDNILAASAISILDSARVQQGEISIDLPYSALSMLDSVTDERAFYAIRLNDDFLSGYEKLPRSKDFAGGDTTFQSASYLGQDIRIASTRRSYSIEGEQAFLEVSVAQTLTGLNQTLARVSQIALTVGVGFFLFSAVVALLIALSTIRPLHRLTESVSRRGPADLRPVAAPVPTEMAPLVLSLNSLMGRLQKSLSQSEHFIAEAAHRVRTPLAIVRTQAEITLRRVEKEENRKSVREMIRAIDESSRTAGQLLDHAMVTFRTDNLADETVDLSELVTDVVERLSPLSDLKDIEIAILKLEPVAIKGDAILLQSALHNILDNAIKYSSGQTQVALSLTKQDGFADIVISDSGPGFQDGDTEALLKRYARGQNAEGVVGSGLGLTIVDEVMRAHGGSITLSNNAGGGACVTLSFPLD, from the coding sequence ATGAAACGGCCTAACATCAAAGGCTCTATACGCCAGCGTCTGGTTGCTATGCTCTTGCTGAGCGCTGGCGCGATTGGGGTATTGCTATATCTGGTCGTGCAATCCGTCGCCTCGCAGATCGCGCAGGAAAGCCAGGACAATATCCTCGCGGCCTCGGCGATTTCCATTTTAGACAGTGCGCGGGTGCAGCAAGGCGAGATTTCAATCGACCTGCCTTACTCTGCCCTGTCCATGCTGGACAGCGTGACCGACGAGCGTGCATTCTATGCGATCCGGTTGAATGACGACTTCCTGTCTGGCTATGAAAAACTGCCACGATCCAAGGATTTCGCGGGCGGCGACACGACCTTTCAGTCGGCCAGCTATCTGGGTCAGGACATCCGTATCGCCTCGACCCGGCGCAGCTATTCCATCGAAGGCGAGCAGGCCTTCTTGGAGGTCTCGGTGGCGCAAACTCTGACAGGCCTCAACCAGACTCTCGCGCGGGTATCGCAGATCGCTTTAACGGTGGGCGTTGGGTTTTTTCTGTTTTCCGCCGTTGTCGCACTGCTGATCGCGCTCAGCACCATCCGCCCGCTGCACCGCCTCACGGAATCCGTATCCCGACGCGGCCCGGCCGACTTGCGCCCTGTCGCGGCCCCTGTCCCGACCGAGATGGCGCCGCTGGTGCTGTCGCTGAATTCGCTGATGGGTCGGCTGCAAAAATCCCTGTCGCAGTCCGAGCATTTCATCGCCGAAGCAGCCCACCGTGTGCGCACTCCATTGGCCATCGTGCGCACGCAGGCCGAAATCACCCTGCGCCGGGTTGAGAAAGAAGAGAACCGAAAGTCCGTCCGCGAAATGATCCGCGCGATTGACGAGAGCTCGCGCACGGCTGGGCAGCTTTTGGATCATGCGATGGTGACGTTCCGAACCGACAATCTGGCGGATGAAACGGTCGATCTGAGCGAGCTGGTGACCGACGTGGTTGAGCGGCTCAGCCCGTTGTCCGATCTGAAGGATATCGAAATCGCCATTTTGAAACTGGAGCCCGTCGCGATCAAAGGCGATGCAATCCTGCTGCAAAGCGCGCTCCACAACATACTGGACAATGCGATCAAGTATTCCAGCGGCCAAACCCAAGTCGCGCTGTCCTTGACGAAACAAGACGGGTTTGCCGACATTGTCATTTCGGATTCAGGCCCCGGTTTTCAGGACGGCGACACCGAGGCGCTGTTGAAACGCTACGCGCGGGGCCAGAACGCCGAGGGGGTCGTCGGCTCTGGGCTTGGTCTAACGATCGTAGACGAGGTCATGCGCGCGCATGGCGGGTCAATCACGCTGTCTAACAACGCAGGAGGCGGAGCATGCGTCACCTTATCCTTTCCCTTGGACTGA
- a CDS encoding response regulator transcription factor, with protein MRFLLIEDNEALAKAVLDRLGMDGHVVDHAGDLETAMEFTATTDYDLILLDIMLPDGDGRSFLTHHRAGKSLTPVIVLTARSEVSDRVGMLDLGADDYMVKPIDFSELEARVRAVLRRRGGEARNVIAMGNLEFDSLAGTLKIAGKETQLRTRELRLFEIFINAPNQIFSKSKLVDRLFSYDEEASENAIEVYVGRLRRHLTGSQVMITTVRGLGYKLETE; from the coding sequence ATGCGGTTCCTGTTGATTGAGGACAATGAGGCCTTGGCAAAGGCGGTGCTGGATCGTCTGGGCATGGACGGCCATGTGGTCGATCACGCGGGCGATCTTGAGACGGCGATGGAGTTCACCGCGACCACCGATTACGACCTGATTTTATTGGATATTATGCTGCCAGACGGCGACGGGCGTAGTTTTCTGACGCATCATCGTGCGGGCAAATCTTTGACACCAGTGATCGTTTTGACAGCGCGTTCCGAGGTCTCGGATCGCGTCGGGATGCTCGATCTGGGCGCAGATGATTACATGGTCAAACCCATCGATTTTTCCGAGCTCGAAGCACGCGTTCGGGCAGTTCTCAGACGGCGCGGGGGCGAGGCGCGCAATGTGATTGCGATGGGAAATCTGGAATTTGATTCTCTGGCCGGCACCCTGAAAATCGCGGGCAAAGAGACGCAACTCAGGACGCGAGAGCTGCGCCTGTTTGAGATTTTCATTAACGCTCCGAACCAGATTTTCTCGAAATCCAAACTGGTGGACCGGCTGTTTTCTTATGACGAAGAGGCCTCCGAGAACGCCATCGAAGTCTATGTCGGCCGCCTTCGCAGACACCTCACAGGATCGCAGGTGATGATCACCACCGTCCGCGGTCTCGGCTATAAGCTGGAAACTGAATGA
- a CDS encoding Bug family tripartite tricarboxylate transporter substrate binding protein has protein sequence MSNFGLGRRAFIAAVAALGIAGPASAGGHQVVDSIHFLIPGGAGGGWDGTARGTGEALTGAGIVGSASYENMSGGGGGKAIGYMIENADSQHGTLMVNSTPIVIRSLTGVFPHNFRDLTLVAGTIGDYAAIVVDANSSMNNMADLVAAYDADPAGTAIGGGSVPGGMDHLVAAMVMEAAGKDALNVKYIPYDAGGKAMAALLSGEIKALSTGFSEAVALAQAGEVKIIGVTSDERVAAMDSAMTMKEQGIDTSFVNWRGFFAAPGLPADKLAMYQDALSKMYDTPEWEAVRARNGWVNIHNSGADFQAFLENQEQVIGDLMKKLGFL, from the coding sequence ATGAGTAACTTTGGATTGGGCCGTCGCGCCTTTATCGCCGCTGTTGCGGCTCTTGGTATTGCGGGTCCGGCATCTGCAGGTGGCCATCAGGTCGTGGACAGCATCCACTTTCTGATCCCTGGCGGCGCGGGTGGCGGCTGGGACGGCACGGCGCGTGGCACCGGCGAAGCGCTGACCGGCGCGGGGATCGTGGGCTCTGCGTCTTATGAAAACATGTCTGGTGGCGGTGGTGGTAAAGCCATCGGCTATATGATCGAAAATGCAGACAGCCAGCATGGCACGTTGATGGTGAACTCCACTCCAATCGTGATCCGCTCGCTGACCGGCGTGTTCCCGCATAACTTCCGCGATCTGACTTTGGTGGCTGGCACCATCGGCGATTATGCGGCGATTGTTGTGGATGCAAACAGCTCCATGAACAACATGGCGGATCTGGTTGCGGCCTATGACGCGGACCCAGCGGGCACTGCGATTGGCGGCGGCTCTGTTCCGGGCGGCATGGACCACCTTGTTGCAGCTATGGTGATGGAAGCCGCGGGCAAAGACGCGCTGAACGTGAAATACATTCCTTATGACGCAGGCGGTAAAGCCATGGCGGCGCTGCTGTCTGGCGAGATCAAAGCGCTCTCTACCGGTTTCTCTGAAGCGGTGGCTCTGGCACAGGCTGGCGAAGTCAAGATCATCGGCGTGACCTCGGACGAGCGTGTTGCAGCGATGGACAGCGCGATGACCATGAAAGAGCAGGGCATCGATACATCCTTCGTCAACTGGCGTGGTTTCTTCGCGGCTCCGGGTCTGCCTGCAGACAAGCTGGCAATGTATCAGGACGCGCTAAGCAAAATGTATGACACACCCGAATGGGAAGCCGTGCGTGCGCGCAATGGCTGGGTCAACATCCATAACTCTGGCGCTGATTTCCAAGCCTTCCTTGAGAACCAAGAACAGGTGATCGGCGATCTCATGAAGAAGCTGGGCTTCCTGTAA
- a CDS encoding tripartite tricarboxylate transporter TctB family protein, protein MALDRWVALVLLGICMAYGYTAWFTMDATLPPIMKRLAVWPSSFPKVLSIAGIVLCLIVLSGIEKGEEKIGDIDYRRLHEYNLGQAIALLALMVAYALLLRPAGFLLATSGFLIGGSVLLGERRWITMIVVASIATLGIWYLVQEVLGIFLRPLPFFLGT, encoded by the coding sequence ATGGCACTTGATCGTTGGGTTGCGCTTGTTTTGTTAGGGATTTGTATGGCCTACGGCTATACGGCTTGGTTTACGATGGATGCGACATTGCCGCCGATTATGAAGCGGCTGGCGGTTTGGCCGTCCTCTTTTCCAAAAGTTTTGTCGATTGCGGGGATTGTCCTGTGCCTCATCGTCCTGAGCGGGATTGAAAAAGGCGAGGAGAAGATCGGCGACATCGATTATCGCAGATTGCATGAATATAACCTCGGCCAGGCTATCGCGCTTCTGGCGCTGATGGTGGCCTATGCGCTTCTGCTGCGTCCGGCCGGATTTTTACTGGCAACCAGCGGGTTCCTGATCGGTGGATCGGTTCTGTTGGGCGAGCGCCGCTGGATCACGATGATCGTCGTGGCCTCGATTGCAACTCTTGGCATTTGGTATCTGGTTCAGGAAGTGCTCGGCATTTTCTTGCGTCCTCTGCCGTTCTTTTTGGGGACTTGA
- a CDS encoding tripartite tricarboxylate transporter permease: protein MLEGILLGLSTALSMQNILMVIGGCLIGTFIGMLPGLGPMSIIAIMIPVAITIGDPSTALILLAGVYYGAIFGGSTSSILLNAPGVAGTVATSFDGYPMARKGKAGKALTIAAIASFAGGTIGAILLMVFAPMLSTVALLFHSAEYFALMIVGLSAIAAFAGTGQVSKALLMTVLGLIMATVGETAQFNAPRFTMGLMDLQSGFGFITLAMAMFALPEALYLVLKPSRSEQGSSGEIKDLRITRDEAKKITPVIGRQSIQGFFIGVLPGAGATIASFLGYAVERNIAPAEEQKEFGDGSVKGLAAPETANNAACTGSFVPLLTLGIPGSGTTAILLGALIALNVTPGPRLMVDDPQIFWSVIISMYIGNVVLLILNLPLIPYIAKILAVPRNFLIPFILFFTLMGAYIGQNNATELLILVAFGICATIFKFADYPLAPLLIGFILGTMLEDNFARSMNLYDGASFVWDRPMTLGLLVISVLLVVFPSYRARRAKARAAGIADGD from the coding sequence ATGCTTGAAGGTATTCTCTTAGGCTTGTCGACGGCCCTGTCGATGCAAAACATTCTGATGGTGATTGGTGGCTGTCTGATCGGCACATTCATCGGCATGTTGCCGGGGCTTGGCCCCATGTCGATCATCGCGATCATGATCCCTGTGGCGATCACAATCGGAGACCCATCTACCGCACTGATCCTTTTGGCGGGTGTCTACTATGGCGCGATCTTTGGGGGCTCGACTTCGTCGATCCTGCTGAACGCGCCGGGCGTTGCTGGCACCGTGGCGACCAGTTTCGATGGCTATCCCATGGCGCGCAAAGGCAAAGCGGGCAAAGCGCTGACGATTGCGGCGATTGCGTCTTTCGCGGGCGGTACCATTGGCGCGATCCTCTTGATGGTTTTCGCGCCGATGCTCTCGACGGTCGCGCTCTTGTTCCACTCGGCAGAGTATTTTGCCCTGATGATCGTCGGCCTTTCAGCCATCGCAGCCTTTGCGGGCACGGGGCAGGTGTCAAAGGCTCTGTTGATGACCGTACTGGGTCTGATCATGGCCACCGTGGGCGAAACCGCGCAGTTCAACGCGCCGCGCTTCACAATGGGGTTGATGGACCTGCAATCAGGCTTTGGTTTTATCACGCTGGCCATGGCGATGTTTGCTTTGCCCGAGGCGCTTTATCTGGTGCTGAAACCCTCGCGATCCGAGCAGGGCAGCAGTGGCGAGATCAAAGACCTGCGGATCACGCGCGATGAGGCGAAAAAGATCACGCCGGTCATTGGCCGCCAGTCGATCCAAGGTTTCTTCATTGGGGTTCTGCCCGGTGCGGGGGCGACGATTGCGTCTTTCCTCGGCTATGCGGTGGAACGCAACATCGCGCCTGCAGAGGAACAGAAAGAGTTCGGCGACGGTTCTGTCAAAGGTCTTGCCGCGCCGGAAACTGCCAACAACGCGGCTTGTACAGGGTCGTTTGTGCCCTTGCTGACACTCGGCATTCCGGGTTCGGGGACGACGGCGATTTTGCTGGGCGCTTTGATTGCGCTGAACGTCACACCGGGCCCGCGCCTGATGGTCGATGATCCTCAGATCTTCTGGTCTGTCATCATCTCGATGTATATCGGCAACGTGGTTCTGTTGATCCTGAACCTGCCGCTGATCCCTTACATCGCCAAAATCCTGGCCGTGCCGCGGAACTTCCTGATCCCGTTTATCCTCTTCTTTACTTTGATGGGGGCCTATATCGGGCAGAACAACGCGACCGAGCTGTTGATCCTTGTGGCCTTCGGCATCTGCGCGACGATCTTCAAGTTCGCGGATTACCCGCTGGCACCGCTGCTCATTGGCTTCATTCTGGGCACCATGCTCGAGGACAACTTCGCGCGCTCGATGAACCTTTATGATGGTGCGAGCTTTGTCTGGGATCGTCCGATGACGCTGGGCCTCTTAGTGATTTCGGTTCTGCTGGTGGTCTTCCCAAGCTATCGCGCACGGCGTGCCAAAGCGCGGGCGGCTGGGATCGCTGATGGCGACTAA
- a CDS encoding CaiB/BaiF CoA transferase family protein gives MATKPLNGVRVLDLTNVLAGPYCCYQLAMMGADVIKVERPGSGDLARVLGADPDRNKAGMGISFLAQNAGKRSVTLDMKTARGKELLKELVKTADVLVENFRPGVMARLGLDYEVLKHVNPHLIYCAISGFGQTGPRQNDPAYDQIVQGVSGVMSITGAPDTAPYRVGYPLADTNGGMAAAMSICAALNARPRGTFLDVSMTDSVISSMGWVVSNYLIGGVTPAAHGNENTTSAPSGTFATKDQPINIAANRDEQWEALARHIGKADLLSHPDYQTREDRKRNRHALRAEIEAVLTTRPSGDWVAELNRLGVPTGPVMTVPQVLDDPQLVDRGIIASLSQGDDTIQVTASPVVMDGTRPSPIDAPPELGAHNAEIWAELGLSAAEIDALTAEGIL, from the coding sequence ATGGCGACTAAACCTCTGAACGGTGTTCGCGTTCTAGACCTGACCAACGTCTTGGCTGGCCCCTATTGTTGCTATCAATTGGCAATGATGGGGGCCGATGTCATCAAGGTGGAACGGCCTGGATCTGGCGATCTGGCCCGTGTGCTTGGGGCCGATCCTGACCGCAACAAAGCCGGCATGGGCATCAGTTTCCTCGCGCAGAACGCGGGGAAAAGGTCTGTCACCTTGGATATGAAAACCGCGCGGGGCAAAGAGCTTTTGAAAGAGCTCGTGAAAACCGCAGATGTGCTGGTTGAGAATTTCCGTCCCGGAGTGATGGCGCGGCTTGGATTGGACTATGAGGTGCTCAAGCACGTGAACCCGCACCTGATATATTGCGCCATATCGGGCTTTGGGCAGACCGGTCCGCGTCAGAATGATCCCGCTTATGACCAGATCGTGCAGGGCGTGTCAGGCGTGATGTCGATCACCGGCGCGCCCGATACGGCTCCGTATCGTGTGGGTTATCCACTGGCTGACACCAACGGAGGCATGGCCGCCGCGATGTCCATCTGCGCCGCCCTCAACGCGCGTCCGAGGGGCACGTTTCTGGATGTTTCCATGACGGACTCGGTGATTTCTTCGATGGGCTGGGTCGTGTCCAATTACCTGATCGGAGGCGTGACGCCCGCCGCCCATGGAAATGAAAATACCACCTCTGCACCGTCGGGCACATTCGCGACCAAGGACCAGCCGATCAACATCGCCGCCAATCGCGATGAGCAATGGGAGGCCTTGGCCCGCCATATCGGCAAGGCGGATTTGCTGAGCCATCCGGACTATCAAACCCGCGAGGATCGTAAGCGCAATCGGCATGCGTTGCGGGCAGAGATTGAGGCTGTTCTGACGACACGTCCGTCGGGGGATTGGGTAGCAGAGCTCAACCGGCTGGGCGTCCCGACCGGTCCTGTGATGACGGTTCCGCAGGTTCTAGACGACCCGCAACTGGTGGATAGAGGCATAATCGCATCTTTGTCTCAAGGCGACGACACGATCCAAGTGACGGCGAGCCCCGTGGTTATGGATGGCACGCGGCCATCGCCAATAGACGCGCCGCCAGAACTCGGAGCGCATAATGCGGAGATATGGGCAGAGCTTGGTCTTTCGGCGGCCGAGATAGACGCGTTAACGGCGGAGGGCATCTTGTGA
- a CDS encoding citryl-CoA lyase, whose protein sequence is MSDVADWWRTSIIDMEPGRIELRGHPIEELIGNVSFPEMIWLMVRGDRPSEGQAKLFEAALVSAVDHGPQAPSIAAARMAVTCGLPLNNAMASAVNMLGDVHGGAGEQTVELYHFLARSGAPLRDALDDWCAARGKIVPGFGHRFHTPTDPRAPRLLKLVQDSVEAGVCDGAFAEIAIQVEQELLKRAGKPIPMNIDGATAVIYAELGFAPPLARGLFCLSRSVGILAHAWEQTQQGGRNKGPTPPSYRWTFDG, encoded by the coding sequence GTGAGCGACGTTGCAGACTGGTGGCGCACCTCAATCATCGACATGGAACCCGGGCGCATCGAGCTGCGTGGCCATCCGATTGAGGAGCTGATTGGGAACGTCAGTTTCCCCGAGATGATCTGGCTTATGGTGCGCGGCGATCGTCCGTCCGAAGGGCAAGCAAAGCTCTTTGAAGCGGCTTTGGTTTCGGCGGTGGATCACGGCCCCCAAGCGCCGTCGATCGCCGCCGCGCGTATGGCCGTCACCTGTGGTCTGCCTCTCAACAACGCTATGGCAAGTGCCGTGAATATGTTGGGCGATGTGCACGGCGGGGCTGGAGAGCAGACGGTTGAGCTCTATCATTTTCTGGCGAGGTCTGGCGCGCCATTGCGCGATGCCTTGGATGACTGGTGCGCCGCACGCGGTAAGATCGTCCCGGGATTTGGACACCGCTTCCACACGCCAACAGACCCTCGCGCGCCTCGGCTTTTGAAGTTGGTGCAGGACAGCGTTGAGGCAGGTGTTTGCGACGGTGCTTTCGCTGAAATTGCGATCCAGGTGGAACAGGAGTTGTTGAAGCGCGCCGGCAAACCCATTCCGATGAACATCGACGGCGCCACAGCGGTGATCTATGCGGAACTCGGCTTTGCGCCGCCTCTGGCGCGTGGCTTGTTTTGCTTGTCCCGCTCGGTGGGGATCCTCGCCCATGCTTGGGAGCAAACCCAACAAGGCGGTCGCAACAAGGGTCCAACCCCACCAAGCTATCGTTGGACTTTTGACGGCTAA
- a CDS encoding circularly permuted type 2 ATP-grasp protein, whose translation MTESNQYFDEMLREAGLPRQPYEAYFNWFKNEDLKTLRRKSAEAESFFRRIGITFNVYGQDEADERLIPFDIVPRVISAKEWRTLERGIEQRVRAINAFLHDIYHRQEILRAGRIPKEIIAGNEAFLSEMVGMKPPGGVYTHIVGTDLVRTGENEFYVLEDNARTPSGVSYMLENRETMLQMFPELFTQLKVRPVSAYPQLLRRSLADSCPQNSPNAKPVVAVLTPGIHNSAYFEHAFLADQMGVELVESTDLRVEDGFVSMRTTRGYQPIDVLYRRVDDDYLDPLTFNPDSMLGVPGIMDVYRAGNITIANAPGTGIADDKALYSYMPDIVEFYTGEQAILKNVPTWRCSEEDSLKYVLDNLADLVVKEVHGSGGYGMLVGPAASKKEIAAFERKLRARPANYIAQPTLSLSTVPILTKAGLAPRHVDLRPFVLVSPNRVDITPGGLTRVALKKGSLVVNSSQGGGTKDTWVLGD comes from the coding sequence ATGACCGAGAGTAATCAGTATTTCGACGAAATGTTGCGAGAGGCGGGTTTGCCTCGGCAACCTTATGAAGCCTACTTCAATTGGTTTAAGAACGAAGACCTCAAAACGCTGAGGCGCAAATCTGCAGAAGCCGAGAGTTTCTTTCGCCGGATTGGCATCACGTTCAACGTCTATGGTCAGGACGAGGCTGACGAGCGCTTGATCCCCTTTGACATCGTCCCGCGCGTGATTTCCGCCAAAGAATGGCGCACGCTCGAGCGCGGGATCGAACAGCGTGTCCGTGCGATCAACGCCTTTCTGCATGACATCTACCATCGTCAGGAAATCCTGCGCGCTGGGCGTATCCCCAAGGAGATCATCGCGGGAAATGAAGCGTTTCTCTCTGAGATGGTCGGGATGAAACCGCCCGGAGGCGTCTATACCCATATCGTCGGAACTGACCTCGTGCGCACGGGCGAAAACGAGTTCTATGTCCTCGAGGACAACGCCCGCACCCCGTCAGGCGTGAGCTATATGCTCGAGAACCGCGAGACCATGTTGCAGATGTTCCCAGAGCTTTTCACCCAGCTCAAGGTGCGTCCGGTCTCGGCTTACCCGCAGCTCTTGCGCCGTTCTCTGGCTGATAGCTGCCCTCAAAATTCACCCAATGCGAAGCCGGTTGTGGCGGTGCTGACGCCGGGGATCCATAACTCGGCCTATTTCGAACATGCTTTCCTTGCGGATCAAATGGGGGTCGAGCTGGTTGAATCCACCGACCTGCGTGTCGAAGACGGCTTTGTCTCGATGCGAACGACGCGGGGCTATCAGCCGATTGATGTGCTTTATCGGCGTGTGGATGATGATTATCTGGATCCGCTGACCTTCAATCCAGACAGTATGCTGGGTGTGCCGGGGATCATGGATGTCTATCGCGCGGGCAATATCACCATCGCGAACGCGCCAGGTACAGGGATTGCGGATGACAAAGCGCTCTATTCCTACATGCCCGATATCGTCGAGTTCTATACCGGCGAGCAGGCGATCCTAAAGAACGTGCCGACCTGGCGTTGTTCCGAGGAAGACAGCCTGAAATACGTCTTGGACAACCTCGCCGATCTGGTGGTCAAAGAAGTGCATGGGTCGGGCGGCTATGGCATGCTCGTGGGACCCGCGGCTTCAAAGAAAGAGATTGCGGCCTTTGAACGCAAACTCCGCGCGCGGCCTGCAAATTATATCGCCCAGCCGACGCTCTCTTTGTCGACTGTTCCGATCCTGACCAAGGCGGGGCTTGCGCCGCGCCATGTGGACCTGCGCCCCTTTGTTCTCGTGTCGCCCAATCGCGTTGATATCACGCCGGGTGGGCTGACCCGCGTGGCGTTGAAGAAGGGCTCTTTGGTGGTCAATTCCTCGCAAGGGGGCGGCACCAAGGACACTTGGGTATTGGGGGACTAA
- a CDS encoding alpha-E domain-containing protein — protein sequence MLGKTAGGLFWMFRYLERAENTARLLEAGWHIALTRADGASNEWQSIVSTAGMNAAYLEKYDSYEAGQVINFMLRDKDNPSSVMTAITAARNNGRLVRTALSSEVWEATNECWMVLKDLLSRPVTERAMHDILTQIRFRTSVVRGALHGTMLRNDIFAFSRLGTFIERADNTARILDVKYYVLLPSAAFVGSSIDNAQWEVILRSVSAERSFRWLHGGESTPATISNFLILDGRMPRSLAFCAKRIGENLKHLEMEYEAREESHVQADALCHRINAHSVDTIFEEGLHEFLSSFIADNAKLAAHIEEDFRFYG from the coding sequence ATGCTAGGCAAAACCGCTGGCGGTCTGTTTTGGATGTTCCGCTACCTTGAACGCGCTGAGAATACTGCGCGCCTGCTTGAGGCAGGCTGGCACATCGCCCTGACCCGCGCGGATGGGGCGTCCAATGAATGGCAGTCCATTGTTTCGACCGCCGGCATGAACGCGGCTTATCTCGAGAAATACGACAGCTATGAAGCCGGGCAGGTGATCAATTTCATGCTGCGTGACAAGGACAACCCGTCCTCGGTCATGACGGCGATCACGGCAGCGCGCAACAACGGGCGTCTGGTGCGCACGGCGCTGAGTTCCGAGGTCTGGGAAGCCACCAACGAATGTTGGATGGTGCTTAAGGATCTGCTCTCGCGGCCGGTCACGGAACGCGCGATGCATGACATTCTGACCCAAATCCGGTTCAGAACCTCGGTCGTGCGGGGGGCCCTGCACGGCACGATGCTGCGCAACGATATCTTTGCGTTTTCGCGCCTCGGGACGTTTATCGAACGCGCCGACAACACAGCGCGGATTTTGGACGTGAAATATTACGTGTTGTTGCCCTCGGCTGCTTTCGTTGGGTCCTCCATCGACAACGCGCAATGGGAGGTCATTTTGCGGTCTGTCTCGGCGGAGCGAAGTTTTCGCTGGCTCCATGGCGGCGAAAGTACACCGGCTACGATTTCAAATTTCCTGATCCTGGACGGACGCATGCCGCGGTCTCTGGCCTTCTGTGCCAAGAGGATTGGGGAGAATTTGAAACATCTAGAAATGGAATACGAAGCGCGCGAGGAAAGCCACGTTCAAGCCGATGCTTTGTGCCACCGGATCAACGCGCATTCGGTTGATACGATTTTCGAAGAAGGTCTGCACGAGTTCCTCAGCAGCTTCATCGCCGACAACGCGAAACTCGCGGCTCATATCGAAGAGGACTTTAGGTTCTATGGATAA
- a CDS encoding transglutaminase family protein has product MDKTRRLTVRHVTTYSYDVPVHYALQRLRLTPKDGPGQKVLEWSTKVTGGVVQCGFDDQFQNRTELVKVDAGATTVEFLCEGVIEVEDLAGASGKHRGYAPLWLYEQQTPTTKPGPAIRALISDMLKQRKEMDDIPLLHALSAEILKTVSYSIGATDSAFTAEDAMAEGKGVCQDHAHIMISVARALGFPARYVSGYLLMDDRVDQDATHAWCEIHVTGLGWVGFDVSNGISPDSRYITVAIGRDYRDAAPILGIRQGEGEERLDVALQVQQ; this is encoded by the coding sequence ATGGATAAGACCCGCCGCCTGACCGTGCGCCATGTGACCACATATTCTTACGACGTACCGGTACACTACGCGCTGCAACGCCTCCGCCTGACGCCCAAGGATGGGCCGGGGCAGAAGGTTCTGGAGTGGAGCACCAAGGTCACCGGAGGGGTGGTGCAATGCGGCTTTGACGATCAATTCCAGAACCGTACGGAACTGGTAAAAGTCGATGCCGGTGCCACGACGGTCGAGTTCCTCTGCGAAGGGGTGATCGAGGTCGAAGATCTGGCCGGTGCCTCAGGTAAACATCGCGGCTACGCGCCTCTGTGGCTCTATGAACAGCAAACGCCAACGACCAAACCTGGCCCCGCAATTCGCGCGCTGATCAGTGACATGCTGAAGCAGCGTAAAGAGATGGACGATATCCCTCTGCTCCATGCGCTGTCTGCCGAGATTTTAAAGACCGTGTCCTACAGCATCGGCGCAACCGACAGCGCCTTTACGGCCGAAGACGCGATGGCGGAAGGCAAAGGCGTCTGTCAGGACCATGCCCATATCATGATCTCGGTTGCACGGGCGCTGGGCTTTCCGGCGCGTTATGTGTCGGGCTACCTCTTGATGGATGACCGTGTGGATCAGGACGCGACCCATGCGTGGTGCGAAATCCATGTGACCGGTCTGGGATGGGTCGGATTTGATGTCTCCAACGGCATTTCGCCGGACTCCCGATACATCACCGTCGCCATTGGCCGAGACTATCGTGATGCGGCCCCAATTCTGGGTATTCGTCAGGGCGAAGGCGAAGAAAGGCTTGATGTTGCGCTGCAAGTGCAGCAATAG